A portion of the Algisphaera agarilytica genome contains these proteins:
- a CDS encoding prepilin-type N-terminal cleavage/methylation domain-containing protein has translation MRSPAFHRSSGFTLIELLVAASLVGIVLAAGATLTYQVSQARGKVDQLARHHAEADAAIRTIATALTQQFRNTGDDDRVFVGIDDEVDGRPADSIRFFAVSNRVIRPGEPESDVHEIEFYLEPQDGEPYPALLRRTDPTRNEEPDEGGVIELVARGIGGLDFEYFDGQQWLPDWPEFLGSSPMALRVTVGVTLNDEAGTMRPYRRLIYFPMMPQPGQGGGANGGGSGSGNGNGGFR, from the coding sequence ATGCGTTCTCCCGCTTTTCATCGATCGTCTGGTTTCACGCTCATCGAGCTGCTGGTTGCGGCGAGTCTGGTGGGCATCGTGCTCGCGGCGGGCGCGACGCTGACGTATCAGGTCAGCCAGGCCCGGGGCAAGGTAGACCAACTCGCCCGGCACCACGCCGAGGCCGACGCAGCGATCCGCACGATCGCCACCGCCCTGACCCAGCAGTTCCGCAACACGGGGGACGACGACCGGGTCTTTGTCGGCATCGACGACGAGGTTGACGGCCGACCCGCCGACAGCATCCGGTTCTTTGCGGTGAGCAACCGCGTGATCCGGCCGGGCGAGCCGGAGTCGGACGTGCACGAGATCGAGTTTTACCTGGAGCCGCAGGACGGCGAACCCTACCCGGCACTGCTGCGACGCACCGACCCGACGCGAAACGAAGAGCCGGACGAGGGCGGCGTGATCGAACTGGTTGCCCGCGGCATCGGCGGACTGGACTTCGAGTACTTCGACGGCCAGCAGTGGCTTCCGGACTGGCCAGAATTCCTCGGCAGCTCGCCGATGGCGCTTCGGGTGACGGTGGGGGTCACGCTCAACGACGAGGCGGGCACGATGCGGCCGTACCGCCGGCTGATCTATTTCCCGATGATGCCGCAGCCCGGGCAGGGCGGCGGGGCAAACGGCGGCGGCTCGGGTTCGGGCAATGGGAACGGAGGGTTCCGATGA